In Spinacia oleracea cultivar Varoflay chromosome 5, BTI_SOV_V1, whole genome shotgun sequence, a single window of DNA contains:
- the LOC110801021 gene encoding uncharacterized protein produces MDKAYKNGKIWTDQPYGSIQLEPWLIFHDKATFLEVLRSYCIQEGFGLSVERADNRRYTAVCAVESCDWRIHASRLFDNVSWAIKVISGSHRTCGRLEENPVVTSEWLCKHMLGEIEANPEIPVETLRRYAQEKFQLRVKKRLLYKVRSMAKGKLHGGWAEAYELLPRYAEMIKKTNPGSHALITWGASSGDVNPKFRACFFSFAAQVRGFLRGCRPIIGIDGAHLSGFYKGILLTAVGIDGNNEIFVLAYGIVDTESCDSWTYFMRCLRQMFEQEGCNRDDWTFISDRMKGVELAVRETFPRATRRVCCQHLYMNCKNNGFSGSAFHKLFWIAANAYNEYVFGKAMEKISEYNANATAYLNSCIEQWSRHKFDSTVCCDHNTTNFVESFNACTKPFRDMPVFSLLEAIRSWCMQRVGARFDKAVDMEEGQLTAYALKELEERTAESRLCYATACGGGEFEVRDGHVNFPIRLATRSCACGKWQICGIPCKHALRVIYDQRMNPHDFISPWFKAAAYKLTYAEHIHPMADPSQWPDFGLPSIQPPTIKRPSGRPAKKRKRGANEPKKGKRNTNVKCGKCREFGHNSRTCKSGGTSATGPSTSKSGAAGASTSNGGPNTRKRSKAAA; encoded by the exons ATGGATAAGGCCTATAAAAATGGCAAAATATGGACTGATCAACCATATGGGTCCATTCAGTTAGAACCCTGGTTGATCTTTCATGATAAGGCCACATTTCTTGAAGTGTTGAGAAGTTACTGCATACAGGAGGGGTTTGGGCTTAGTGTTGAGAGGGCTGATAATAGGAGGTACACAGCAGTGTGTGCAGTGGAGTCATGTGACTGGAGGATACATGCCAGTAGGTTGTTTGACAATGTTAGCTGGGCCATTAAGGTGATCAGTGGGTCCCACAGAACTTGTGGGAGGCTTGAGGAGAATCCAGTAGTGACCTCTGAGTGGTTGTGTAAGCATATGTTGGGGGAAATAGAGGCAAATCCAGAGATTCCAGTGGAGACATTGAGGAGGTATGCACAGGAGAAGTTTCAGTTGAGGGTGAAAAAGAGGCTATTGTACAAGGTCAGGAGTATGGCAAAGGGAAAGCTGCATGGTGGTTGGGCTGAAGCATATGAGCTGTTGCCTAGATATGCTGAGATGATTAAGAAAACAAACCCAGGGAGTCATGCACTTATAACATGGGGGGCCAGTAGTGGGGATGTGAACCCAAAATTCAGAGCTTGCTTCTTCTCATTTGCTGCACAAGTCAGGGGGTTTCTAAGGGGTTGTAGGCCCATAATTGGAATAGATGGGGCTCATTTAAGTGGTTTCTACAAGGGCATTCTACTGACAGCAGTTGGCATAGATGGGAATAATGAAATTTTTGTTCTTGCCTATGGGATAGTAGACACTGAGAGTTGTGACAGTTGGACCTACTTCATGAGATGTTTGAGGCAAATGTTTGAGCAGGAGGGTTGCAACAGAGATGATTGGACCTTCATCAGTGATAGGATGAAG GGTGTTGAGTTGGCAGTTAGAGAAACTTTTCCTAGAGCAACTAGGAGAGTTTGCTGCCAACACCTATACATGAATTGTAAGAACAATGGCTTCAGTGGATCTGCATTCCACAAGCTATTTTGGATAGCTGCTAATGCATACAATGAGTATGTGTTTGGTAAGGCCATGGAAAAGATCAGTGAGTACAATGCAAATGCCACTGCATACTTGAACAGCTGCATTGAGCAGTGGTCTAGGCATAAGTTTGACTCTACTGtttgttgtgatcacaacacaACAAACTTTGTGGAGTCATTCAATGCATGCACAAAGCCCTTCAGAGACATGCCTGTCTTCTCATTATTGGAAG CAATCAGAAGTTGGTGTATGCAGAGGGTGGGGGCTAGATTTGACAAGGCAGTTGACATGGAGGAAGGTCAGCTCACTGCATATGCATTGAAAGAGTTAGAGGAGAGGACAGCTGAGTCCAGGTTATGTTATGCCACAGCATGTGGAGGGGGTGAATTTGAGGTTAGGGATGGACATGTCAACTTCCCAATTAGGCTTGCAACAAGAAGTTGTGCCTGTGGGAAGTGGCAGATCTGTGGAATCCCCTGCAAGCATGCACTGAGGGTCATATATGACCAAAGGATGAACCCCCATGATTTCATATCCCCATGGTTCAAGGCTGCTGCATACAAGCTAACCTATGCAGAACATATTCATCCTATGGCAGATCCATCTCAATGGCCTGACTTTGGCCTTCCTTCCATTCAGCCTCCAACCATCAAAAGACCATCTGGCAGACCtgctaagaagagaaagagaggggCAAATGAACCAAAGAAAGGGAAGAGGAACACAAATGTGAAATGTGGAAAGTGTAGAGAGTTTGGTCACAACTCAAGAACATGCAAGAGTGGAGGAACAAGTGCCACTGGACCAAGTACTTCAAAGAGTGGTGCAGCAGGAGCAAGTACATCAAATGGGGGACCAAACACAAGGAAGAGGTCAAAGGCAGCTGCATAG